The following proteins are co-located in the Thermodesulfobacteriota bacterium genome:
- the folD gene encoding bifunctional methylenetetrahydrofolate dehydrogenase/methenyltetrahydrofolate cyclohydrolase FolD, which produces MAEIIDGKAVSAHVRKQVADGVKELSESAGIVPGLAAVLVGDDPASEIYVRNKRKACEDAGMYSEEHRLPKETTGEELLALVEKLNADDKIHGILVQLPLPGHINETSILRAVTPLKDVDGFHPYNVGLLVEGHPRFISCTPHGIMKMLEYYNIDVKGKEAVVVGRSNIVGKPVAILLLHSHATVTICHSRTRDLGEVTRRADILVAAIGRASFITADMVKEGAVVIDVGINRNEQGKLAGDVDFEAVKEKASWITPVPGGVGPMTISMLLWNTLESAKSFAAGKG; this is translated from the coding sequence ATGGCTGAGATAATTGACGGAAAGGCCGTATCGGCGCACGTGAGGAAGCAGGTCGCCGACGGCGTGAAGGAGCTTTCGGAATCCGCGGGGATAGTCCCAGGGCTCGCTGCGGTCCTCGTCGGGGACGACCCGGCGTCGGAGATATACGTAAGGAACAAGCGGAAGGCGTGCGAGGACGCGGGCATGTATTCCGAGGAGCACAGGCTCCCGAAAGAGACGACCGGGGAGGAGCTCCTCGCGCTCGTCGAAAAGCTGAACGCGGACGACAAGATCCACGGCATACTCGTACAGCTCCCTCTCCCCGGCCACATAAACGAAACGAGCATACTCCGGGCCGTCACGCCTCTCAAGGACGTGGACGGGTTCCATCCCTATAACGTCGGCCTCCTCGTCGAGGGGCATCCGAGGTTCATCTCGTGCACGCCGCACGGGATAATGAAGATGCTCGAATACTACAATATAGACGTCAAGGGGAAGGAGGCCGTGGTCGTCGGGAGGAGCAACATTGTCGGAAAGCCGGTGGCGATACTCCTCCTCCATTCGCACGCGACGGTGACTATCTGTCATTCGAGGACGAGGGACCTCGGTGAGGTCACGAGGCGGGCCGACATACTCGTGGCGGCCATCGGGCGCGCGAGCTTCATCACGGCCGACATGGTGAAGGAAGGGGCCGTCGTCATAGACGTCGGCATCAACCGTAACGAGCAGGGGAAGCTCGCCGGGGACGTGGACTTCGAGGCAGTAAAGGAAAAGGCGTCCTGGATCACGCCCGTCCCGGGCGGGGTAGGGCCGATGACGATATCCATGCTGCTATGGAACACGCTCGAATCGGCGAAGTCTTTTGCCGCGGGGAAGGGTTAG
- the folK gene encoding 2-amino-4-hydroxy-6-hydroxymethyldihydropteridine diphosphokinase, producing the protein MARAWISIGSNLGDRTANCMLAVSMLSAFARVAAVSSAYETEPVGPKDQPDFINCAACIETNLPPEELLAELQSIEDTLGRVRSGRWRERSIDLDIVFYGGLIINTDALTIPHPRAHLRRFVLEPLAEISPGLVHPVLGATVSGLLGMLEDGEKVVKTAPPSAIFPQKPTGY; encoded by the coding sequence GTGGCCAGGGCCTGGATAAGCATTGGATCGAACCTCGGAGACAGGACGGCGAACTGCATGCTCGCGGTGTCGATGCTGTCCGCGTTCGCGCGGGTGGCGGCCGTCTCGTCGGCTTACGAGACGGAGCCCGTCGGCCCGAAGGACCAGCCCGATTTCATCAACTGCGCCGCCTGTATAGAAACGAACCTCCCGCCGGAAGAGCTCCTCGCCGAGCTCCAGTCGATCGAGGACACGCTCGGGCGCGTCAGGAGCGGTAGGTGGAGGGAAAGATCGATCGACCTCGACATCGTATTCTACGGCGGGCTCATAATTAACACGGACGCGCTCACCATACCCCATCCCCGCGCGCACCTCCGGCGCTTCGTCCTGGAGCCGCTGGCGGAGATTAGCCCCGGGCTCGTCCACCCCGTCCTCGGGGCCACGGTGTCGGGGCTCCTCGGCATGCTCGAAGACGGGGAGAAGGTCGTTAAAACAGCCCCGCCGTCTGCAATTTTTCCACAGAAGCCCACAGGTTATTAA
- a CDS encoding 4a-hydroxytetrahydrobiopterin dehydratase, translated as MPLLNEKEIAEGLGGLSGWELKGKEIVKAFKLKNFVEAVGFVNEVAVLAEKADHHPDILIQYRNVTLTLSTHSAGGLTEKDFNLAKEIDGLS; from the coding sequence ATGCCGCTGCTAAATGAAAAAGAGATAGCCGAGGGGCTCGGGGGGCTTTCGGGATGGGAGCTCAAGGGAAAAGAAATCGTCAAGGCCTTTAAGCTCAAAAACTTCGTCGAGGCCGTCGGCTTCGTGAACGAGGTCGCGGTCCTGGCCGAGAAGGCCGACCATCATCCCGACATACTGATTCAGTACAGGAACGTTACCCTTACGCTTTCGACCCACAGCGCCGGGGGGCTTACTGAAAAGGATTTCAATCTCGCAAAGGAGATAGACGGGCTGTCGTAA
- a CDS encoding DUF308 domain-containing protein codes for MNPNRRIFFYQGGSQGKPPAYLLPLAIIIGLALFALLAIFGLVIGIAIGIAVIVFGAARFVSSFGKKKKKVHTTQENGRTTIILDTEDYEVIEKKKGS; via the coding sequence ATGAATCCCAACAGAAGAATATTTTTCTACCAGGGAGGGAGCCAGGGCAAGCCGCCTGCATACCTCCTCCCCCTGGCCATTATCATAGGGCTAGCCTTATTCGCACTACTCGCTATTTTCGGACTCGTAATCGGCATAGCCATAGGCATCGCCGTAATAGTATTCGGCGCGGCGAGGTTCGTCTCGTCGTTCGGAAAAAAGAAGAAAAAAGTCCACACCACGCAGGAAAACGGCAGGACGACTATAATCCTGGATACCGAGGACTACGAGGTAATAGAAAAGAAAAAGGGCTCCTGA
- a CDS encoding MoxR family ATPase, which translates to MDSLEFTERIKSLEKNIGGVVRGKPRIVKTAVIALLSRSHMLIEDVPGVGKTTLAQALARSTELSFKRIQFTSDLLPSDILGVSVLDRQAGDFKFKPGPVFANIVLADEINRATPKTQSALLEAMNEARVTIDGVEYTLPAPFMVIATQNPFEYKGTFPLPENQLDRFAVRISIGYPDPESEKEILSSFGPTNTWSDIRPVISRDDILALQVMSEKVRLDDSILDYILAIISETRNRKLFTLGVSPRGAIALKSAAQAHALTDGRTYCIPDDVKEMAVPVLAHRVVLRDERIGGQGGEEETIEEVLRNVPVPV; encoded by the coding sequence TTGGACTCACTCGAATTCACGGAAAGGATAAAGAGCCTCGAAAAAAACATCGGCGGCGTCGTTAGGGGGAAGCCCCGCATAGTGAAGACGGCAGTCATCGCCCTTCTGTCCCGCTCGCACATGCTGATAGAGGACGTCCCCGGTGTGGGGAAGACGACCCTCGCCCAGGCCCTCGCGAGGTCCACCGAGCTCTCGTTCAAGCGCATACAGTTCACGAGCGACCTCCTGCCGTCCGACATCCTCGGCGTCTCTGTCCTCGACCGGCAAGCGGGGGATTTCAAGTTCAAGCCCGGGCCCGTATTCGCGAATATAGTCCTCGCCGACGAGATAAACAGGGCGACACCGAAGACACAGAGCGCGCTCCTCGAAGCTATGAACGAGGCCCGCGTGACGATAGACGGCGTCGAGTACACGCTGCCCGCGCCGTTCATGGTAATCGCGACGCAGAACCCCTTTGAGTACAAGGGCACGTTCCCTCTCCCCGAAAACCAGCTCGACAGGTTCGCCGTCAGGATAAGCATCGGCTACCCCGACCCCGAGAGCGAAAAGGAGATACTCTCGTCCTTCGGCCCTACGAACACCTGGAGCGATATACGCCCGGTCATATCGAGGGACGACATCCTCGCCCTCCAGGTCATGTCCGAAAAGGTCAGGCTCGACGATTCCATACTCGACTACATACTCGCGATAATAAGCGAAACGAGGAACCGGAAGCTGTTCACGCTCGGGGTCAGCCCGAGGGGGGCCATAGCGCTCAAGAGCGCGGCCCAGGCGCATGCGCTCACGGACGGAAGGACGTACTGCATCCCCGACGACGTGAAGGAAATGGCCGTCCCCGTGCTGGCGCATCGCGTAGTCCTGAGAGACGAGCGCATCGGCGGGCAGGGCGGAGAGGAAGAGACGATAGAGGAAGTTCTCAGGAACGTTCCCGTGCCGGTCTGA
- the secA gene encoding preprotein translocase subunit SecA, protein MKKIIGSQNDREIRRLAGLLNPVVEHENDYRELSNRDFQEKTQGFQERVRNTLNGSGESPDDAAFKRLEDELLGIMPEAFALAREASRRTLGMRPFDVQLIGGLVLHMGRIAEMKTGEGKTLVAALPLYLNGLTGLGAHLVTVNDYLARRDATWMGPIYKLLGIDVGVINHEISYLVEWEDPARAEKAIEKNQSVWPNEYRDMEIPPERNLDVLAAFKTRLVECTRKEAYRAHVTYGTNNEFGFDYLRDNMKFSLSDYVQREHNFAIVDEVDSILIDEARTPLIISGPSEDSTQLYYDINGVVKNLKNEVDFTLDEKTRQVTPTEEGSNKVERALGVSNVYDPANIELLHHVIQGLRAHNLFHRDVDYMVKDGKVIIVDEFTGRLMPGRRWSDGLHQAIEAKEGVEIENENQTLATITIQNYFRMYRKLAGMTGTADTEAFEFKNIYNLDVNVIPTNRPMVRVDRNDLIYKSEREKFDAVAGEIQEQHEKGRPILVGTTSIEKSERLSKLLEKQRIPHKVLNAKQHENEAEIVAQAGRIGSVTIATNMAGRGTDIILGGNHDSLARSILKKNFQAEPQDAEPEQFESAMLEAKAICEDEKKRVLDLGGLHIIGTERHESRRIDNQLRGRSGRQGDPGSSTFFVSLEDDLMRIFASETITKIMDKLGWEEGEPIEHKMITRSIENAQKKVEGRNFDIRKHLLDYDDVLNRQREVVYRKRREFLAGGDNLKENLYEMADDIIEVLVAETIPEKGVPDDEALEELREAVKSTFNIDVPVSELTANGERRSLIAEAIGDKARAFYEAKEEEFGPEMMRQIERYIMLQTLDYLWKDHLLSMDHLREGIGLRGYAQKDPLQEYKREGYDMFTGLMERLGNDICEKLFRVQPVSETDMERLERRRRAEQQHMTLSRGEEEGEKKKQPVRNTAKVGRNDPCPCGSGKKYKKCCGANA, encoded by the coding sequence ATGAAGAAAATAATAGGCTCCCAGAACGACAGGGAAATAAGAAGGCTGGCCGGCCTTCTCAACCCGGTCGTCGAGCACGAAAACGATTACAGGGAGCTTTCCAACAGGGATTTTCAGGAAAAGACGCAGGGTTTTCAGGAAAGGGTCAGGAACACCCTTAACGGCAGCGGCGAGTCGCCCGACGACGCGGCGTTCAAAAGGCTCGAAGACGAGCTCCTGGGGATCATGCCCGAGGCGTTCGCCCTCGCGCGCGAGGCGTCGCGGAGGACGCTCGGCATGCGCCCCTTCGACGTCCAGCTCATAGGCGGCCTCGTGCTTCACATGGGGCGCATCGCCGAAATGAAAACGGGCGAGGGTAAAACCCTCGTGGCCGCCCTGCCGCTTTACCTGAACGGGCTTACCGGGCTGGGCGCGCACCTCGTCACCGTAAACGACTACCTCGCCCGGCGCGACGCGACGTGGATGGGGCCCATATACAAGCTCCTCGGTATAGACGTCGGCGTCATAAACCACGAGATATCCTACCTCGTCGAATGGGAAGACCCGGCCCGCGCCGAGAAAGCCATCGAGAAGAACCAGAGCGTGTGGCCGAACGAATACAGGGACATGGAGATACCGCCCGAAAGGAACCTCGACGTCCTGGCCGCCTTCAAGACGAGGCTCGTCGAGTGCACGCGTAAGGAAGCCTACAGGGCGCACGTCACCTATGGCACGAACAACGAGTTCGGCTTCGACTACCTCCGCGACAACATGAAGTTCTCGCTCAGCGACTACGTCCAGCGCGAGCACAACTTCGCGATAGTCGACGAGGTGGATAGCATCCTCATCGACGAGGCTAGGACGCCGCTCATCATATCCGGCCCTTCCGAGGACTCGACCCAGCTCTACTACGACATAAACGGCGTCGTCAAGAACCTCAAAAACGAGGTCGATTTCACGCTCGACGAAAAGACCCGCCAGGTAACGCCTACCGAAGAGGGCTCGAACAAGGTCGAGCGCGCGCTGGGCGTCAGCAACGTCTACGACCCGGCCAACATCGAGCTCCTCCATCACGTCATACAGGGCCTACGGGCGCACAACCTCTTTCACCGCGACGTCGATTACATGGTAAAGGACGGCAAGGTCATAATCGTAGACGAGTTCACCGGAAGGCTCATGCCCGGGAGGAGATGGAGCGACGGGCTCCACCAGGCGATAGAGGCCAAGGAAGGGGTCGAAATCGAGAACGAGAACCAGACCCTCGCCACGATAACGATCCAGAACTATTTCCGCATGTACAGGAAGCTCGCCGGCATGACAGGTACGGCGGATACGGAGGCTTTCGAGTTCAAGAACATCTACAACCTCGACGTGAACGTCATCCCCACCAACAGGCCGATGGTCAGGGTGGACAGGAACGACCTCATATATAAATCCGAGCGCGAGAAGTTCGACGCCGTCGCCGGCGAGATACAGGAACAGCACGAGAAGGGCCGCCCTATACTCGTCGGCACGACCTCCATAGAAAAGTCCGAGAGGCTGAGCAAGCTCCTCGAAAAGCAGCGTATCCCGCACAAGGTGCTCAACGCCAAGCAGCACGAGAACGAGGCCGAGATCGTGGCCCAGGCGGGGAGGATAGGCTCCGTCACGATAGCGACCAACATGGCCGGGCGAGGCACCGACATCATACTCGGCGGGAACCACGATTCCCTCGCGAGGAGCATACTCAAAAAGAACTTCCAGGCGGAGCCGCAGGACGCCGAGCCCGAGCAGTTCGAGTCCGCCATGCTCGAGGCCAAGGCCATTTGCGAGGACGAGAAGAAGCGCGTCCTCGACCTCGGCGGTCTTCACATCATAGGCACCGAAAGGCACGAATCCCGAAGGATAGACAACCAGCTCAGGGGAAGGTCCGGAAGACAGGGCGACCCGGGCTCGTCCACGTTCTTCGTTTCGCTCGAAGACGACCTCATGCGAATCTTCGCCTCGGAGACAATTACGAAAATCATGGACAAGCTCGGATGGGAGGAAGGCGAGCCCATCGAGCACAAGATGATAACCCGCTCCATCGAAAACGCGCAGAAGAAGGTCGAGGGGCGGAACTTCGATATCCGAAAGCACCTCCTCGATTACGACGACGTCCTCAACAGGCAGCGCGAGGTCGTGTACAGGAAGCGGAGGGAATTCCTCGCCGGCGGCGACAACCTCAAGGAAAACCTCTACGAGATGGCCGACGATATAATCGAGGTGCTCGTGGCCGAGACGATCCCCGAAAAGGGCGTGCCGGACGACGAAGCGCTCGAAGAGCTTAGAGAAGCCGTCAAGAGCACGTTCAACATCGACGTCCCGGTTTCCGAGCTCACCGCGAACGGCGAGCGACGGAGCCTGATAGCCGAAGCGATAGGCGATAAGGCGAGGGCTTTCTACGAGGCCAAGGAAGAGGAGTTCGGCCCCGAGATGATGCGGCAGATAGAGCGCTACATAATGCTCCAGACCCTCGACTACCTCTGGAAGGACCACCTCCTCAGCATGGACCATCTGCGTGAGGGCATAGGACTCCGCGGCTACGCCCAGAAGGACCCGCTCCAGGAATACAAGCGCGAGGGTTACGACATGTTCACCGGACTCATGGAGCGGCTCGGGAACGACATATGCGAAAAGCTCTTCCGCGTACAGCCCGTGAGCGAGACAGACATGGAAAGGCTCGAAAGGAGGAGGCGCGCCGAACAGCAGCACATGACGCTGAGCCGGGGCGAGGAAGAGGGAGAGAAGAAAAAGCAGCCCGTCAGGAACACCGCCAAGGTCGGAAGGAACGACCCGTGCCCGTGCGGCAGCGGCAAGAAGTACAAGAAGTGCTGCGGCGCCAACGCCTAG
- the smc gene encoding chromosome segregation protein SMC produces the protein MKIKSLEISGFKSFYDKTRIHFDHELNAIVGPNGCGKSNIIDAIRWILGEQNPRQLRANVMEEIISNGSEFLKPLGMAEVSLVMERVPNYNFEQVEIKRRVFRSGENEYYLNGVQCRLKDITDIFIDTGSGARAFSIIGQGRVDQLITAKPEDKRTVIEEVAGIRKYKLRRRETETRIKTTRENLSRVKDMTNEVKRQMETLSLQAKQAAEFRELSEEARVLEYRILRAKTRKLEVRRRKVLAEKATLDRHVSEAEAEILQAAGVQKALGQRAHESEEALRNLEEAIFRTRTELNQKISSQELIKTEISNIDRFIEKIESETGLMTNERVSLLSELDAKKAALEEVREALRIGREDIAGSEEKLAAVKAGFAEIRTEHREIRDSLFKTLDEYSSLKGAALGYEKELKELYSKKESIDGEIAEAGEEKEHLVSEISRTERILADYEARKAGIREKKEELTLAMGSAREERARHAAENESAREELKENASRLNALNQIEINYEWLPEGIRDFILENKGNGVLGTVSDFISAFEGYERAVESALGEKIKWIVVGGHNEAVRAVGALRERSLGRGTFIPGGMQNGAGHGSPLPDCKALSELVELGPDGPESVREMLKSIYLVPTLGRAVELRTSAPENASFVTAEGDYMHPGGAVSGGTAQPGVLERKREIENLKSSVAALQKFIDAKTAGIEGLDARIEGLDADIKSRQAELVGLDIKEAETRKDVHNFKNNLEKLEKRIEIINRVLAETSMETDKKLALMEETRKKIEKLDAEKAVLEQRFGDVEARIKSAEDEERAIEHEIADKKVSRASLMQKETGVTEDIAGLERRVAAIDRRLELESQGIEEKKLEKLRFIDRDKSTVDEIEEIKKALSESEGRLGKMRDDRAAILAELRAAEEKREAVNARLSELRIKNNSLELDLNGLQIEIENISEAMRRSSFATTGSEEIPAEPEDTDEEEINLSAEEPRLRKLQAQIEKFGPVNLLAPEEYGKLEERYQFLNEQMDDLLQAISSLGKAISKIDKESEKRFSETFEIMNTKFQEIFSRLFKGGEGKLVLTDPENMLESGVEVMVRPKGKKFQSITLLSGGEKALSAIALIIAACLIKPAPFLLFDEIDAPLDDRNTSYFLELVKEIDDHSQVILITHNKKTMQEVNSLIGITSNKTGTSTVVSVDLT, from the coding sequence ATGAAAATAAAGTCACTGGAAATATCCGGCTTTAAATCCTTCTACGATAAGACGCGTATCCACTTCGACCACGAGCTCAATGCGATCGTGGGGCCGAACGGCTGCGGCAAGTCGAATATCATAGACGCCATAAGATGGATCCTGGGCGAGCAGAACCCGCGCCAGCTCCGTGCGAACGTCATGGAAGAGATTATCTCGAACGGGAGCGAGTTTTTAAAGCCCCTCGGCATGGCAGAAGTGTCGCTCGTGATGGAGAGGGTGCCCAATTACAACTTCGAGCAGGTCGAGATAAAGCGCCGCGTGTTCCGCTCGGGCGAGAACGAGTATTACCTTAACGGCGTCCAGTGCAGGCTCAAGGACATAACCGACATATTCATAGACACCGGCTCGGGCGCGAGGGCATTCTCGATTATCGGACAGGGCCGTGTGGACCAGCTCATCACGGCCAAGCCCGAGGACAAGAGGACGGTCATAGAAGAGGTCGCCGGTATAAGGAAATACAAGCTCAGGCGGCGCGAAACCGAAACCCGCATCAAGACCACGCGCGAGAACCTCTCCCGCGTCAAGGACATGACGAACGAGGTCAAGCGGCAGATGGAAACCCTGAGCCTCCAGGCCAAACAGGCGGCCGAGTTCAGGGAGCTTTCCGAGGAAGCCCGGGTCCTCGAATACCGCATCCTGCGCGCGAAGACCCGGAAGCTCGAAGTCAGGAGGCGGAAGGTGCTCGCCGAAAAGGCTACGCTCGACCGCCACGTCTCGGAAGCCGAGGCCGAAATCCTCCAGGCAGCCGGGGTGCAGAAGGCGCTCGGACAGCGAGCGCACGAATCCGAGGAAGCGCTCAGGAACCTCGAGGAAGCCATATTCAGGACAAGGACCGAGCTTAACCAGAAGATATCCTCCCAGGAGCTCATAAAAACCGAGATATCCAACATCGACAGGTTCATCGAAAAGATCGAGAGCGAGACCGGGCTCATGACGAACGAGCGCGTCAGCCTCCTCTCCGAGCTCGACGCCAAGAAGGCAGCCCTGGAAGAAGTGCGTGAAGCTCTCAGGATAGGCCGCGAGGACATAGCCGGAAGCGAGGAAAAGCTCGCGGCCGTAAAGGCGGGCTTCGCCGAGATAAGGACCGAGCACAGGGAGATAAGAGACTCCCTCTTCAAGACCCTCGACGAGTACAGCTCGCTCAAGGGCGCGGCGCTCGGATACGAAAAGGAGCTGAAGGAGCTTTACTCCAAGAAGGAATCCATAGACGGTGAAATAGCCGAGGCCGGCGAGGAGAAGGAACACCTCGTCTCGGAAATCTCGCGTACGGAACGGATACTCGCCGACTACGAAGCCCGTAAGGCCGGGATAAGAGAGAAGAAAGAAGAGCTCACCCTGGCCATGGGGTCCGCCCGCGAGGAAAGGGCCCGGCACGCCGCCGAAAACGAATCGGCGCGCGAGGAGCTCAAGGAAAACGCGTCGCGGCTCAACGCGCTAAACCAGATAGAAATAAATTACGAATGGCTCCCCGAGGGCATAAGGGATTTCATACTCGAAAACAAGGGGAACGGCGTCCTCGGCACCGTGTCGGACTTTATATCGGCCTTCGAGGGCTACGAAAGGGCGGTCGAATCGGCCCTCGGCGAAAAGATAAAGTGGATAGTCGTCGGCGGACACAACGAGGCCGTCCGCGCCGTCGGGGCGCTCCGCGAAAGGTCTCTCGGGCGCGGGACGTTCATACCGGGCGGGATGCAGAACGGCGCGGGGCACGGAAGCCCGCTCCCCGACTGCAAGGCCCTCTCCGAGCTCGTCGAGCTCGGCCCGGACGGCCCCGAATCCGTAAGGGAAATGCTGAAGAGCATATACCTCGTCCCCACGCTCGGCCGGGCGGTCGAGCTCAGGACGTCGGCCCCTGAAAACGCCTCTTTCGTTACGGCCGAGGGCGACTACATGCACCCGGGCGGCGCCGTCTCGGGCGGCACTGCGCAGCCGGGCGTCCTCGAAAGGAAGCGCGAGATAGAGAACTTGAAATCCTCCGTCGCGGCCCTTCAGAAATTCATAGACGCGAAGACGGCCGGGATAGAGGGCCTCGACGCCCGTATCGAAGGGCTCGACGCCGACATAAAGAGCCGCCAGGCGGAGCTCGTCGGGCTCGACATAAAAGAGGCCGAGACGCGTAAGGACGTACACAACTTCAAGAACAACCTCGAAAAGCTCGAAAAGAGGATCGAGATAATAAACCGCGTCCTCGCCGAAACGTCCATGGAGACGGACAAGAAGCTCGCCCTCATGGAAGAGACGCGGAAGAAGATAGAGAAGCTCGACGCCGAGAAGGCCGTTTTGGAGCAGAGGTTCGGCGACGTCGAGGCCCGGATAAAGAGCGCCGAGGACGAGGAGCGCGCCATAGAGCACGAGATAGCCGACAAGAAAGTCAGCCGCGCCTCGCTCATGCAGAAGGAAACGGGCGTCACCGAAGACATCGCCGGGCTCGAAAGGCGCGTCGCGGCCATAGACAGGCGTTTAGAGCTCGAATCGCAGGGCATCGAGGAGAAAAAGCTCGAAAAGCTGAGATTCATCGACAGGGACAAGAGCACCGTAGACGAGATAGAAGAGATAAAGAAGGCGCTTTCCGAGAGCGAAGGAAGGCTCGGGAAGATGCGGGACGACAGGGCCGCGATACTCGCCGAGCTGAGAGCCGCCGAGGAGAAGCGCGAGGCCGTGAACGCCCGGCTCTCCGAGCTCAGGATAAAGAACAACTCTTTAGAGCTCGACTTGAACGGCCTCCAGATCGAGATCGAGAACATATCCGAGGCAATGAGAAGGAGCAGCTTCGCCACGACCGGCTCAGAGGAAATCCCGGCAGAGCCCGAGGACACGGACGAAGAGGAGATCAACCTTTCCGCCGAGGAGCCCCGCCTCAGGAAGCTCCAGGCCCAGATCGAGAAATTCGGCCCGGTGAACCTCCTCGCGCCCGAGGAGTACGGGAAGCTCGAAGAGAGGTACCAGTTCTTAAACGAGCAGATGGACGACCTCCTCCAGGCTATTTCGTCCCTCGGAAAGGCCATAAGCAAAATAGACAAGGAATCCGAGAAGAGGTTCTCCGAGACGTTCGAGATAATGAACACGAAGTTCCAGGAGATATTCAGCAGGCTCTTCAAAGGCGGCGAAGGAAAGCTCGTTCTCACGGACCCCGAAAACATGCTCGAATCGGGCGTCGAGGTCATGGTGAGGCCGAAGGGGAAGAAATTCCAGTCGATCACGCTCCTCTCGGGCGGCGAAAAGGCCCTTTCGGCTATCGCGCTCATAATCGCGGCGTGCCTCATAAAACCGGCGCCGTTCCTCCTTTTCGACGAGATAGACGCCCCTCTCGACGACAGGAACACGTCCTACTTCCTCGAGCTCGTAAAGGAAATCGACGACCATTCGCAGGTCATCCTCATCACTCACAACAAGAAAACCATGCAGGAAGTAAACTCGCTCATAGGCATAACGTCCAACAAAACCGGCACGTCCACGGTCGTTTCCGTGGACCTCACCTGA